In Myxococcota bacterium, a single genomic region encodes these proteins:
- a CDS encoding phosphotriesterase-related protein, producing the protein MTEIQTVTGPTTPEQLGKTLMHEHLFIGYPGYDVDWLRPGPSRRDHVAKCVDKIEEMKSVGVTSMLDPCPTDLGRDVELMAEVAQRTGFSLICATGLYKEAEGATAYWKFQMGFGSVVETMAELFIRELTDGIADTGIRAGIIKVGTGHGTLTDYEQAVFSAAAKASIETGAPITTHTDGGRFGDDQQRFLVDHGVPPHRIIIGHSCGTADHDYHCGIASGGSYLGFDRFGLDMIQPDTDRVASLAKLVAAGYGDRVVVSHDSVWCWGGMPIPNPEVQVAMEKIWTPSHFATRIAPQLREAGVTNAQIDAMLIDNPRRFFAGDPLAN; encoded by the coding sequence GTGACCGAGATCCAGACCGTCACCGGGCCGACGACACCGGAGCAGCTCGGCAAGACCCTGATGCACGAGCATCTGTTCATCGGGTACCCGGGCTACGACGTGGATTGGCTGCGACCGGGTCCCAGCCGGCGCGATCACGTCGCGAAGTGCGTCGACAAGATCGAAGAGATGAAGTCGGTCGGGGTGACGTCGATGCTCGACCCGTGCCCGACCGATCTCGGCCGCGATGTGGAACTGATGGCCGAGGTCGCCCAGCGCACCGGCTTCTCTTTGATCTGCGCCACCGGGCTCTACAAGGAGGCCGAGGGGGCGACGGCCTATTGGAAGTTCCAGATGGGCTTTGGCTCGGTCGTCGAGACGATGGCCGAGCTCTTCATCCGCGAGCTCACCGACGGCATCGCCGATACCGGCATTCGGGCCGGCATCATCAAGGTCGGCACGGGTCACGGCACCCTCACCGATTACGAGCAGGCGGTCTTCTCCGCCGCGGCGAAGGCGTCCATCGAAACCGGGGCGCCAATCACCACCCACACCGACGGCGGGCGCTTCGGTGACGACCAGCAGCGCTTCCTGGTCGACCACGGCGTGCCGCCCCACCGGATCATCATCGGGCACTCCTGCGGGACGGCCGACCACGACTACCACTGCGGCATCGCCTCAGGCGGGTCGTATCTCGGCTTCGATCGCTTCGGTCTCGACATGATCCAGCCCGATACGGACCGCGTCGCGTCGCTCGCGAAGCTCGTGGCGGCGGGCTACGGCGACCGGGTGGTGGTTTCCCACGACTCGGTCTGGTGCTGGGGCGGGATGCCGATCCCGAACCCGGAAGTGCAGGTGGCGATGGAGAAGATCTGGACGCCCAGTCACTTCGCGACCCGGATCGCGCCCCAGCTGCGCGAGGCGGGCGTCACCAATGCCCAGATCGACGCGATGCTGATCGACAACCCGCGTCGCTTCTTCGCCGGGGATCCGCTGGCGAACTAG